The following coding sequences lie in one Corynebacterium anserum genomic window:
- a CDS encoding glucose-6-phosphate dehydrogenase assembly protein OpcA, with translation MIIDLPNTKTVQIVKRLRALREERGEVATGRVLTFIVVVNDSDNLDRVIASTHEASREHPARVVVMVSHRDAEETRLDAEIRIAGDAGASEIIVMHLFGTLSSHRASVVTPLLLPDTPVVVWWPSDAPRNPSTDPLGALATRRITDSFHDPDNDALYRRRMTYTPGDSDLTWSRITLWRGLLASTLDQPPHEPIRAAEVYGPADDASLDIAAGWLADRLDVPVTRHATDSDRIPLDDEGYATFPIERAVLRRDIGDVEVSVVNSSTVNVRIDSHSQSMNSNVTLTRRAVGDCLAEELRHLDPDHAFGHALRGLVRVNRPDRRGRFHRSLRVNNDYFDGLDKQDYSQQVQVSRR, from the coding sequence ATGATTATCGACCTTCCGAATACGAAGACCGTTCAGATCGTGAAACGTCTCCGCGCTCTGCGCGAGGAACGAGGCGAAGTCGCCACCGGTCGTGTATTGACCTTTATTGTGGTGGTTAATGATTCAGATAATCTGGATCGGGTAATCGCCTCCACGCACGAGGCCTCGCGTGAACACCCTGCCCGAGTGGTGGTAATGGTGAGTCATCGAGATGCTGAAGAGACACGCCTCGACGCCGAAATCCGGATCGCTGGTGACGCTGGAGCTTCTGAAATCATCGTCATGCATCTGTTTGGCACCCTCAGCTCTCATCGCGCATCGGTCGTCACTCCGTTGCTGCTCCCAGACACACCGGTTGTGGTGTGGTGGCCCTCTGATGCGCCACGAAACCCTTCAACGGATCCGCTCGGAGCGCTCGCAACTCGTCGCATCACCGACTCTTTTCATGATCCCGATAATGACGCGCTCTACCGTCGTAGAATGACCTACACCCCCGGTGATTCAGACCTGACGTGGAGCAGGATCACCCTGTGGCGGGGACTGTTGGCGTCGACACTCGATCAACCTCCCCATGAGCCTATCCGAGCTGCAGAAGTGTACGGGCCAGCTGACGACGCCTCGCTGGATATAGCAGCGGGCTGGCTCGCAGATCGGCTGGATGTGCCAGTGACGCGGCATGCGACAGATAGCGACCGAATTCCACTCGACGATGAAGGCTACGCGACGTTTCCCATTGAACGTGCGGTGCTGAGACGCGATATCGGCGATGTAGAGGTGTCCGTCGTTAACTCGTCTACGGTCAATGTGAGGATCGATAGCCACAGCCAGAGCATGAACTCCAACGTGACCCTTACACGCAGAGCTGTTGGAGACTGTCTTGCCGAAGAGCTGCGCCATCTCGATCCGGATCACGCTTTTGGCCATGCGCTGCGCGGTCTTGTGCGTGTGAACCGTCCGGATCGACGTGGGCGGTTTCATAGATCACTGCGCGTGAATAACGACTACTTTGATGGACTGGACAAGCAAGATTA
- the zwf gene encoding glucose-6-phosphate dehydrogenase, with translation MFNADPEQWHNPLRDDFDKRLPRIAGPCGLVIFGVTGDLARKKLLPAVYDLANRGLLPAGFSLVGYGRRNWTKQEFEEEVKSAVQDRARTTWRQEVWDRLAEGIFFVTGDFVTDVAFDNLASQIKKIDDLRGTAGNWAYYLSVPPEHFSHVCHQLDRSGLADGSKVNGWRRVVIEKPFGHDEASARELNHIVNSVFPESSVFRIDHYLGKETVQNILALRFANQLFDPLFNSHYVDHVQITMAEDIGLGGRAGYYDGIGAARDVMQNHLLQLMALIAMEEPVAFNPAELQNEKLKVLRATRPVGPFTKTTARGQYTSGWQGSEEVVGLRQEEGFDPESTTETFAAATFEISSRRWASVPFYLRTGKRLGRRVTEIALVFKEAPYLPFGPGSTTAQGNNMLVIRVQPDEGVLMRFGSKVPGSAMEVRDVNMDFAYSEAFTEESPEAYERLILDALLDEASLFPTNEEVEQSWRILDPILEDWSLHGRPDDYAAGTWGPRAADDMLRRSGRSWRRP, from the coding sequence ATGTTCAATGCTGATCCAGAGCAGTGGCACAACCCCCTGCGAGACGACTTCGATAAACGCCTCCCTCGTATCGCCGGCCCGTGTGGATTGGTGATTTTTGGCGTTACTGGTGACTTGGCGCGCAAGAAGTTACTCCCTGCTGTGTACGACCTCGCTAACCGCGGGCTTCTGCCTGCTGGTTTCAGTCTCGTTGGTTATGGTCGCCGGAATTGGACGAAACAGGAGTTCGAGGAGGAGGTCAAGTCAGCCGTTCAAGACCGCGCGCGTACAACCTGGCGGCAGGAAGTATGGGATCGGCTGGCTGAAGGTATCTTCTTCGTGACGGGTGATTTTGTTACAGACGTGGCTTTTGACAATTTGGCCTCTCAGATTAAAAAGATTGATGACCTCAGAGGAACCGCAGGTAACTGGGCCTATTATTTGTCCGTCCCGCCGGAGCACTTTTCTCATGTGTGTCACCAGTTGGATCGATCAGGCCTTGCCGATGGCTCTAAAGTAAATGGTTGGCGTCGTGTGGTCATAGAGAAGCCATTCGGTCATGATGAGGCATCGGCGCGTGAGCTGAATCACATCGTCAATAGTGTTTTCCCCGAGTCCAGCGTGTTCCGTATCGACCATTATCTGGGCAAGGAAACGGTGCAAAATATTCTCGCCCTACGCTTCGCTAACCAGCTATTCGATCCGCTGTTCAACAGCCACTATGTGGACCATGTACAGATCACCATGGCTGAGGATATTGGCCTCGGTGGACGCGCGGGCTATTACGATGGCATCGGCGCAGCCCGTGACGTGATGCAAAACCACCTATTGCAGCTCATGGCTCTGATTGCCATGGAAGAACCTGTCGCGTTCAATCCCGCCGAGTTGCAAAATGAAAAGCTCAAAGTGTTACGCGCTACCAGGCCAGTTGGTCCATTTACCAAGACGACAGCCCGCGGTCAATATACATCCGGATGGCAAGGTTCCGAAGAGGTTGTAGGGTTGCGCCAAGAAGAAGGGTTCGATCCTGAATCGACCACGGAGACCTTTGCCGCTGCAACATTCGAAATCTCTTCGCGTCGTTGGGCTAGCGTACCGTTTTATCTGCGTACGGGAAAACGGTTGGGGCGCCGTGTTACAGAAATTGCCCTGGTATTCAAGGAAGCCCCATATCTGCCTTTCGGCCCGGGATCGACCACTGCACAAGGCAATAACATGCTGGTCATCCGCGTACAACCTGATGAAGGCGTGCTCATGCGTTTTGGCTCGAAGGTACCGGGTTCTGCGATGGAAGTGCGCGATGTCAATATGGATTTCGCCTATTCCGAGGCTTTTACAGAGGAATCTCCTGAAGCGTATGAACGCCTCATTCTCGACGCTCTGTTGGATGAGGCATCGCTATTTCCAACAAATGAAGAAGTTGAACAGTCGTGGAGGATTCTCGACCCGATTCTCGAAGACTGGTCGCTTCACGGACGACCCGACGATTATGCCGCAGGTACTTGGGGGCCCCGCGCGGCTGATGACATGCTGCGCCGCTCAGGTCGCAGTTGGCGCCGGCCATAA